One Campylobacter concisus DNA segment encodes these proteins:
- a CDS encoding 30S ribosomal protein S1: MAVNKSVQLGKAKDEDIEDIDFAAMLEESFKKTEEDSDAKIVSINGDEVLIDVGKKSEGILNVSEITDANGNLTHKVGDTIKVVITGSRNGRPIVSHKKALRKEKVKAFIEAYDPENSGEIDVKVVGKNKGGFITQDANGVEFFLPRTHSGFKNAEGVVGKSYKVRVIKVDKEENSIVVSRKKILDDDRKKRKEALSSIVENDSVIEGTVKKITTYGMFVDVGGVDGLVHYSEISYKGPVNPSSLYKEGDKVLVKVISYDNEKRHLSLSIKAATPDPWEEIISDGLEVGDTIKVTVSNIEPYGAFVDLGNDIEGFLHISEISWDKNIKNPKDHISEGQEIDVEVIEIDAKGHRLRVSLKNLLPKPFDEFKSKFKEGDVVKGVVTTITNFGAFVRVGCVEGLLHNEDASWDRNDKCKDMFKAGDELEVKIIKIDSAEQKISLSLKDLKQSPVQAFANKFSVGDIVKGTIRDIKEFGVFVELGDNVDALIRKEDLGSVDASRLKIGDEIEAAIAFIDEKKNRIRLSIRRLAKQKEREVLNEINDNDDKVTLGDIIKEQLR; encoded by the coding sequence ATGGCTGTGAACAAAAGTGTTCAATTAGGAAAAGCAAAAGACGAAGATATCGAAGATATCGATTTTGCTGCGATGTTAGAGGAGTCTTTTAAAAAGACTGAAGAAGATAGTGACGCAAAGATCGTCAGTATCAATGGTGATGAGGTTTTAATCGACGTTGGCAAGAAGTCAGAAGGCATTTTAAATGTTTCTGAGATCACTGACGCAAACGGCAACCTGACGCATAAAGTTGGCGATACGATCAAAGTTGTAATAACTGGATCAAGAAATGGAAGACCTATAGTGTCGCACAAAAAAGCACTTAGAAAAGAGAAAGTTAAAGCTTTCATTGAAGCTTACGATCCTGAAAATTCTGGCGAAATAGACGTAAAAGTAGTTGGAAAAAATAAAGGTGGTTTTATCACTCAAGACGCAAATGGTGTAGAATTTTTCTTACCAAGAACGCACAGTGGATTTAAAAATGCTGAGGGCGTAGTTGGAAAATCATACAAAGTAAGAGTTATAAAAGTTGATAAAGAAGAGAACAGCATCGTTGTCTCAAGAAAGAAAATTTTAGATGACGACCGCAAAAAACGCAAAGAAGCCCTATCAAGTATAGTAGAAAACGATAGCGTTATAGAGGGCACAGTTAAAAAGATCACAACTTATGGTATGTTTGTTGATGTTGGCGGTGTAGACGGACTTGTGCATTACAGCGAGATAAGCTATAAAGGCCCAGTAAATCCTAGCTCTTTATACAAAGAAGGCGATAAAGTTTTAGTTAAAGTTATCAGTTATGACAACGAAAAACGCCACCTATCTCTATCTATCAAGGCAGCTACTCCAGATCCTTGGGAAGAGATCATAAGCGACGGCCTAGAAGTTGGCGACACTATAAAAGTAACAGTTAGCAATATAGAGCCTTATGGCGCATTTGTCGATCTTGGAAATGATATTGAAGGATTTTTACATATATCTGAAATTTCATGGGACAAAAATATCAAAAATCCAAAAGATCACATCAGCGAAGGCCAAGAGATCGATGTTGAGGTTATCGAAATAGACGCAAAAGGACACCGTTTAAGAGTGAGCCTTAAAAATTTACTTCCAAAGCCATTTGATGAATTCAAATCTAAATTTAAAGAGGGCGACGTAGTAAAAGGCGTTGTGACAACTATTACAAATTTTGGTGCATTTGTTAGAGTAGGCTGCGTTGAGGGCTTGCTACACAATGAAGATGCATCTTGGGATAGAAACGACAAATGCAAAGATATGTTCAAAGCTGGCGATGAGCTAGAAGTAAAGATCATCAAAATCGACAGCGCTGAGCAAAAAATTTCTCTAAGCTTAAAAGATCTAAAACAAAGCCCAGTTCAAGCATTTGCTAATAAATTTAGTGTAGGCGACATTGTAAAAGGAACGATCCGTGATATTAAAGAGTTTGGCGTATTTGTTGAGCTTGGCGATAATGTCGATGCGCTAATCCGCAAAGAAGATCTAGGTAGTGTAGATGCAAGCAGGCTAAAGATCGGTGATGAGATCGAAGCTGCTATCGCATTTATCGATGAGAAGAAAAATAGAATTCGCCTAAGCATACGCCGTTTAGCAAAACAAAAAGAGCGTGAAGTGTTAAATGAGATCAACGACAACGACGACAAAGTAACACTTGGCGACATTATAAAAGAACAATTACGCTAG
- a CDS encoding 4-hydroxy-3-methylbut-2-enyl diphosphate reductase, translated as MKIELASSYGFCFGVKRAIKIAENAGDAATIGPLIHNNEEINRLEKNYNVKTLEGISELKDEKKAIIRTHGITKNDLAELKKTDIKVIDATCPFVTKPQQICEKMSEEGYDVVIFGDVHHPEVKGVKSYAKGNVYVVLEESELEGIKFKQKVALVSQTTRKVEKFMQIANYLMLHVKELRVFNTICNATFENQEAAKNLAKRADVMIIIGGKNSSNTKQLYLISKNFCEDSYLIESEEELEGSWFDGKNLCGISAGASTPDWIIQKVVDRIKKV; from the coding sequence TTGAAGATCGAGCTTGCTAGTAGTTATGGATTTTGCTTTGGTGTAAAAAGGGCGATAAAGATAGCTGAAAACGCTGGAGATGCTGCAACTATCGGTCCGCTCATCCATAACAATGAAGAGATAAACAGGCTAGAGAAAAACTACAATGTAAAGACGCTTGAAGGCATAAGTGAGCTAAAAGATGAGAAAAAGGCGATCATCCGCACTCATGGCATCACTAAAAACGACCTTGCAGAGCTAAAAAAAACCGATATAAAAGTGATCGATGCAACTTGTCCGTTTGTGACAAAGCCACAACAAATTTGCGAAAAAATGAGCGAAGAGGGCTATGATGTGGTGATCTTTGGTGACGTGCACCACCCAGAGGTAAAAGGGGTGAAGTCGTATGCTAAGGGCAATGTCTATGTCGTGCTTGAAGAGAGTGAGTTAGAGGGCATTAAATTTAAACAAAAGGTCGCGCTTGTTAGCCAAACTACTAGAAAAGTTGAGAAATTTATGCAGATCGCAAACTATCTCATGCTTCATGTAAAAGAGCTGCGCGTTTTTAACACGATCTGCAACGCGACATTTGAAAACCAAGAGGCCGCTAAAAATTTAGCAAAAAGAGCTGACGTGATGATAATAATCGGCGGAAAAAACAGCTCAAATACAAAACAACTCTACCTAATATCTAAAAATTTCTGCGAAGACAGTTACCTCATTGAAAGTGAAGAAGAGCTTGAGGGATCATGGTTTGATGGCAAAAATTTGTGTGGCATAAGTGCAGGGGCTAGCACACCTGACTGGATCATACAAAAAGTCGTTGATAGAATCAAAAAAGTATAA
- the aroA gene encoding 3-phosphoshikimate 1-carboxyvinyltransferase, producing MRIYPLEKSLNLTIDDIAADKSISHRCAMFSLLSDKPSRVRNYLRAGDTLNTLKIVKLLGAKVEDNGAEITITPPQKIKEPNEILECGNSGTAMRLFMGLLAAQDGFFVLSGDKYLNSRPMARIAKPLNEMGAKIDGANDANNAPLCIRGTKFERFSFDSKIASAQVKSALLLAALYSNGCKFSEPELSRDHTERMLAGMGADIKCDGLDITLEPMKSPLLPLDIDVPNDPSSAFFFAVAALIIPNSHIILKNILLNKTRIEAYRVLEKMGAEIKFHNTSSKYEDIGDIEVKYSPNLKGVEVSENISWLIDEAPALAIAFACAKGQSKLTNAKELRVKESDRIAVTVNALKQCGVDASELEDGFIINGSEAKFATIDSHGDHRIAMSFAILGLKCGMRIEKSKFIATSFPNFAEILKKMGAKVEDRAC from the coding sequence ATGAGAATTTATCCATTAGAAAAAAGTCTAAATTTAACTATCGACGACATCGCGGCTGATAAGTCTATCTCGCATAGATGTGCGATGTTTTCGCTTTTAAGCGACAAACCATCTCGCGTTAGAAACTATCTAAGAGCAGGCGATACGCTAAATACTCTAAAAATAGTCAAGCTCCTTGGCGCAAAAGTAGAGGATAACGGAGCTGAGATAACGATCACTCCTCCACAAAAGATAAAAGAGCCAAATGAAATTTTAGAGTGTGGCAACTCGGGCACGGCGATGAGGCTTTTTATGGGACTATTAGCTGCACAAGATGGCTTTTTTGTGCTAAGTGGCGATAAATATTTAAATTCTCGCCCGATGGCAAGGATAGCAAAGCCTCTAAATGAGATGGGGGCAAAGATAGATGGCGCAAACGACGCAAATAACGCTCCACTTTGTATAAGAGGGACGAAATTTGAAAGGTTTAGTTTTGATAGTAAGATTGCCTCAGCTCAGGTAAAAAGTGCACTTTTGCTGGCGGCTCTTTACTCAAATGGCTGCAAATTTAGCGAGCCAGAGCTAAGCAGAGACCATACTGAGCGCATGCTTGCTGGTATGGGAGCTGATATAAAGTGTGACGGTTTAGATATCACTTTAGAGCCGATGAAATCGCCACTTTTGCCACTTGATATAGACGTGCCAAATGATCCAAGTTCGGCATTTTTCTTTGCGGTCGCAGCTCTAATCATTCCAAATTCGCATATTATTTTAAAAAATATCTTGCTAAATAAAACTCGCATCGAAGCTTATAGGGTTTTAGAAAAAATGGGCGCTGAGATAAAATTTCACAATACCTCAAGTAAATATGAAGATATCGGCGACATCGAGGTTAAGTACTCGCCAAATTTAAAAGGCGTAGAGGTTAGCGAAAATATCTCGTGGCTCATCGACGAAGCCCCAGCTTTAGCCATCGCATTTGCCTGCGCTAAGGGTCAAAGTAAGCTAACAAACGCAAAAGAGCTTCGTGTAAAAGAGAGTGACAGGATAGCTGTCACGGTAAATGCGCTAAAGCAGTGTGGTGTCGATGCTAGCGAGCTTGAAGATGGCTTTATCATAAATGGCTCTGAGGCTAAATTTGCCACTATTGATAGCCACGGAGATCACAGAATCGCCATGAGCTTTGCCATACTTGGACTAAAATGTGGCATGCGGATAGAAAAGAGCAAATTTATCGCCACTTCGTTTCCAAATTTTGCTGAAATTTTAAAGAAAATGGGAGCTAAGGTTGAAGATCGAGCTTGCTAG
- the pheT gene encoding phenylalanine--tRNA ligase subunit beta, with protein MIISKHWLNEWIDLSEVSGETLSKTLNSIGLEVDSYKEINLPKSVVVGYVKSREKHPDADKLSVCQVDVGSETLQIVCGAKNVEAGQFVPVALIGTTMPNGLEIKKAKLRGIESCGMICSSTELGLPKTNDGILPLDESIGKLKLGTSLGEFEAFKDVIIEVDVTANRGDCQNLHGIAREICTALDLNMKDSHENEDSENLLGIGRIASVRTEDKVNGSFLYKAFELKNALSENLLTRLRLALIDCQKTNLVERLLEYATFCTGVLFRAYDHAKLVGEGEKAVFDIKNGENGECVVFCEDKNLGVAGIYQSDEARVDEGSKVILVEASYVKPDVVSKAIFENKNLPKGDQVYRSSRGSEPNLAYGADYLFKMLAGFKDSLSLFAGSQQSLLNTEPITLSISLGELKNMIGQEVARNDVVKILKKLGFEIAVNVEQESFNVKVPLFRHDIVNSHDICEEIVRIIGIDNIASTPLNFSEKNRLNKTYFDYKNALNLRHRAAQSGFFESVHYVFDSLDELSELNFKPCKIKILNPINNELNTLRPALVNHLLSSSEKNIKNSKRSVRLFEFGEVFDENANQGLNLGFVVSGLLKEPTLINGAKGEEANFYAFAAMVQNVIGKFELKPCQEISYFSPYEQAHIYQNGEKIGYIGRVDARVEAKRDLPKTYVCEINFAKLKFEPILAVPYSKFQSTTRDLSLIVPENFEAGRIYECIRGLNLKELKEFLPVDIYKDAKLNGAISLSLKFTFQDMEKTLEDDDINALMDKILSELKEKLNIGIR; from the coding sequence ATGATAATTTCAAAGCATTGGTTAAACGAGTGGATCGACCTTAGCGAGGTTAGCGGCGAGACACTTTCAAAGACATTAAACTCTATCGGCTTAGAAGTTGATAGCTATAAAGAGATAAATTTACCAAAAAGCGTTGTGGTGGGCTACGTAAAAAGTAGAGAAAAACACCCAGACGCCGATAAACTAAGCGTTTGTCAAGTTGATGTTGGCAGCGAAACGCTTCAGATCGTGTGCGGAGCCAAAAACGTCGAGGCTGGTCAGTTTGTTCCAGTTGCGCTCATTGGTACGACGATGCCAAATGGTCTTGAGATCAAAAAGGCAAAGCTAAGAGGCATCGAGTCATGTGGTATGATCTGCTCTTCAACTGAGCTAGGACTGCCTAAGACAAATGACGGTATCTTGCCACTTGATGAGAGTATCGGCAAGCTAAAACTTGGCACAAGTCTTGGCGAATTTGAAGCGTTTAAAGATGTGATCATCGAGGTCGATGTCACAGCAAACAGAGGTGACTGCCAAAATTTACACGGCATCGCAAGAGAAATTTGCACCGCACTTGATCTAAATATGAAAGATAGCCACGAAAATGAAGATAGCGAAAATTTACTAGGCATCGGCAGGATCGCGTCTGTGCGAACTGAAGATAAGGTAAATGGCTCGTTTTTGTATAAAGCATTTGAGCTAAAAAATGCATTAAGTGAAAATTTATTAACTCGCTTGAGACTAGCTCTAATTGATTGCCAAAAGACAAATTTAGTAGAAAGGCTACTTGAATACGCGACATTTTGCACTGGCGTCTTGTTTAGAGCTTATGATCACGCTAAGCTTGTGGGCGAGGGTGAAAAAGCAGTTTTTGACATCAAAAATGGCGAAAATGGCGAGTGCGTGGTCTTTTGCGAGGATAAAAATTTAGGCGTTGCTGGAATTTACCAAAGCGATGAGGCTAGGGTCGATGAGGGCTCAAAGGTGATCTTGGTAGAGGCTAGCTACGTAAAACCAGATGTTGTCTCAAAGGCCATTTTTGAAAATAAAAATTTACCAAAAGGCGATCAAGTTTATCGCTCAAGCCGTGGTAGCGAGCCAAATTTAGCTTACGGGGCGGACTATCTTTTTAAAATGCTAGCTGGCTTTAAAGATAGCCTAAGCCTTTTTGCTGGCTCACAGCAATCACTTCTAAACACCGAGCCTATCACGCTTAGCATCTCACTTGGCGAGCTTAAAAATATGATCGGTCAAGAGGTTGCAAGAAACGATGTCGTTAAAATTTTAAAGAAACTTGGCTTTGAGATCGCGGTAAATGTTGAGCAAGAGAGCTTTAACGTAAAAGTGCCGTTATTTCGCCATGATATCGTAAATTCGCATGATATTTGCGAGGAGATCGTAAGGATAATAGGCATCGACAATATCGCCTCAACGCCGTTAAATTTCTCTGAGAAAAATAGGCTAAATAAGACATATTTTGACTATAAAAATGCTTTAAATTTAAGACACCGTGCGGCACAAAGTGGATTTTTCGAGAGCGTGCACTACGTATTTGACAGCCTTGATGAGCTAAGTGAGCTAAATTTCAAACCTTGCAAGATCAAGATACTAAATCCTATAAACAACGAACTAAACACGCTTAGACCAGCACTTGTTAATCACCTTCTAAGCTCAAGCGAGAAAAATATCAAAAACTCAAAGCGCTCAGTTAGGCTTTTTGAGTTTGGCGAAGTTTTTGACGAAAATGCAAATCAAGGTTTAAATTTAGGCTTTGTAGTATCAGGGCTTTTAAAAGAGCCAACACTGATAAACGGCGCAAAGGGCGAGGAGGCAAATTTCTACGCATTTGCAGCGATGGTGCAAAATGTAATAGGTAAATTTGAGCTAAAACCTTGCCAAGAGATCTCATATTTTAGCCCTTATGAGCAGGCACACATCTATCAAAATGGCGAAAAGATCGGCTATATCGGCAGAGTTGATGCGAGGGTAGAGGCAAAAAGAGATCTGCCAAAAACTTATGTTTGTGAGATTAATTTTGCAAAGCTTAAATTTGAGCCAATCCTTGCAGTGCCATACTCTAAATTTCAAAGCACGACAAGAGATCTTAGCCTCATCGTGCCTGAAAATTTCGAGGCTGGACGAATTTATGAGTGCATAAGAGGGCTAAATTTAAAAGAGCTAAAAGAGTTCTTGCCGGTTGATATCTATAAAGACGCGAAACTAAATGGCGCGATCAGCCTTAGCCTTAAATTTACATTCCAAGATATGGAAAAAACGCTCGAAGATGACGATATAAACGCGCTTATGGATAAAATTTTAAGCGAGCTAAAAGAGAAACTAAATATCGGAATAAGATGA
- the pheS gene encoding phenylalanine--tRNA ligase subunit alpha, translated as MQDFINKIKNEISTLDDLEKVRVEIFGKKGILAQGFAKLKELGEDEKKEFAANLNKQRDELSALIEAKKAELSEQEIDNKMKKEAADITLFNEPVASGALHPVMATMDKIIEYFLALNFSLETGPLIEDDFHNFEALNLPKYHPARDMQDTFYLDDFRLLRTHTSPVQVRTMLNQKPPIRMIAPGTVFRRDMDLTHTPMFHQVEGLVVEDADKVSFANLKSMLEGFLKHMFGDVEVRFRPSFFPFTEPSAEVDISCIFCHGKGCRVCKQTTWLEVLGCGVVDPNVFKAVGYKNVSGYAFGLGVERFAMLLHRVPDLRSLFEGDLRLLEQFK; from the coding sequence TTGCAAGATTTCATTAATAAAATCAAAAATGAAATTTCAACTCTTGATGATCTGGAGAAGGTCAGGGTAGAAATTTTTGGCAAAAAGGGCATCTTGGCGCAAGGTTTTGCAAAGCTAAAAGAGCTTGGCGAGGATGAAAAAAAGGAATTTGCAGCAAATTTAAACAAGCAAAGAGATGAGCTAAGCGCGCTTATAGAAGCTAAAAAAGCCGAGCTTAGCGAGCAAGAGATAGATAACAAGATGAAAAAAGAGGCCGCTGATATCACGCTTTTTAACGAGCCTGTTGCTAGCGGGGCGCTGCACCCTGTGATGGCCACGATGGATAAGATAATTGAGTATTTTTTAGCTCTAAATTTTTCGCTCGAGACTGGGCCGCTTATAGAAGATGATTTTCACAACTTTGAGGCGCTAAATTTACCAAAATACCACCCAGCAAGGGATATGCAAGATACATTTTACCTAGATGATTTTAGACTTTTAAGGACGCATACGAGCCCAGTTCAGGTGCGAACTATGTTAAATCAAAAGCCACCTATCCGCATGATAGCGCCAGGCACCGTCTTTAGACGCGATATGGACTTAACGCATACACCGATGTTTCATCAAGTCGAGGGCCTTGTGGTGGAGGATGCAGACAAAGTTAGCTTTGCAAATTTAAAATCAATGCTAGAGGGCTTTTTAAAGCACATGTTTGGCGACGTTGAAGTGCGTTTTCGCCCTAGCTTCTTTCCCTTTACGGAGCCTAGCGCAGAGGTTGATATTAGTTGTATATTCTGCCACGGCAAGGGTTGCAGGGTGTGCAAGCAGACTACTTGGCTCGAGGTGCTTGGATGCGGCGTCGTGGATCCAAATGTATTTAAGGCAGTTGGCTATAAAAATGTGAGCGGATATGCCTTTGGCCTTGGGGTTGAGAGATTTGCGATGTTGCTTCATAGAGTGCCTGATCTAAGGTCACTTTTTGAGGGAGATTTAAGATTGTTGGAGCAGTTTAAATGA
- a CDS encoding histidine triad nucleotide-binding protein, with the protein MTIFEKIVAGEIPCNKVLESEKFLAFNDINPKAPIHILIIPKKHYKNFQEMDPVLMGEMTKFIQEVASLMGVDKSGYRLITNCGENGGQEVMHLHFHLLAGAKLGWSEGVADPQSTF; encoded by the coding sequence ATGACCATATTTGAAAAGATCGTTGCTGGTGAAATTCCTTGTAACAAAGTGCTTGAGAGCGAGAAATTTCTAGCTTTTAACGACATCAACCCAAAAGCGCCGATCCACATCCTCATCATCCCTAAAAAACACTACAAAAACTTCCAAGAGATGGACCCAGTTTTGATGGGTGAGATGACTAAATTTATCCAAGAAGTGGCGAGCTTAATGGGCGTTGATAAGAGCGGATACCGTCTCATAACAAACTGCGGTGAAAACGGCGGTCAAGAGGTCATGCACCTACACTTTCACCTACTTGCTGGCGCAAAACTTGGCTGGAGCGAAGGCGTAGCTGATCCACAAAGCACATTTTAA
- a CDS encoding CZB domain-containing protein, producing MKLNGYRGVLIGEINKIQDVHECRFGKWYEKDVKNTIIKDPRTLSSIAAHHENVHHGLDKAMAIFADKDKGHLAGVEILKDVEHSSKAGFEELLEAVKAARK from the coding sequence ATGAAGCTAAATGGCTACCGAGGCGTCTTGATTGGCGAGATAAATAAAATTCAAGACGTGCATGAGTGTAGATTTGGCAAGTGGTATGAAAAAGATGTGAAAAATACCATCATAAAAGATCCAAGAACCCTCTCAAGTATAGCTGCGCACCACGAAAATGTCCATCACGGACTAGATAAGGCTATGGCGATTTTTGCTGATAAAGATAAGGGACATTTAGCAGGTGTCGAGATACTAAAAGATGTTGAGCATTCAAGTAAAGCTGGCTTTGAAGAGCTACTTGAAGCGGTAAAAGCTGCTAGGAAATAA